One region of Danio rerio strain Tuebingen ecotype United States chromosome 5, GRCz12tu, whole genome shotgun sequence genomic DNA includes:
- the card9 gene encoding caspase recruitment domain-containing protein 9 isoform X4, with amino-acid sequence MCNVHLTLKTCYQTALNKPTAMSDGPGVFEVEEDDECWARLEDYRMLLIKTIEPSRITPYLRQCKVLSSEDEEQIYNDPSLVIRRRKVGVLLDILQRTGLKGYEAFLESLELDYPDVYRKITGKEPARVFSVLIDTAGECGLTQFLMSEVSRLQKLAQDERRARLEVSAQVKEQHETIRQLQLCENELHKQQERVHRIREERERMCEEARTLKDENYRLMHDLTRLSEEKNCALMCNRDLQLEIEKLKHSLMNAESDSKIQRKKTVNLKNAMEQRPSPEIIWKMQRQNDLLKARIQELESASKVQTPEQEKPDSQTLEDFKQQSQAQYQELVNDLYNLRRDLHDAEKLRDKYREEKDELELKCLMLKKDSKMYGDRMEDILKQLEEVIKERDKAICTREEYHLENSKNLQDKDQYRKQIREMGERYDELQVQLFRTQGEVLALQATLRKQKSPIRVNSGESSLLSSFELKSSEEESRERGEKDMSEESQSQTSGEFNSCLFSERRVSGEDISDNCKNNRKCNFHYRRKRALRTKRCTDKDNMQGLLDNTTGSDTDGM; translated from the exons ATGTGTAATGTCCACTTAACCTTAAAAACTTGCTATCAAACAGCTCTTAACAAGCCAACAGCCATGTCTGATGGTCCAGGGGTTTTTGAGGTGGAGGAAGATGATGAGTGTTGGGCTCGGCTGGAGGACTACCGAATGCTTCTCATCAAGACCATTGAGCCCTCAAGGATAACACCTTATCTGAGACAGTGCAAGGTGCTGAGCAGCGAGGATGAGGAGCAGATCTACAATGATCCAAGTTTGGTTATCAGACGTCGCAAAGTTG GTGTGCTGTTGGACATATTACAAAGAACTGGGCTCAAAGGATATGAGGCTTTTCTAGAAAGCTTGGAGTTAGACTACCCAGATGTGTACCGCAAGATCACCGGTAAAGAGCCTGCAAGGGTGTTCTCTGTACTTATTG ACACTGCTGGTGAATGCGGCCTCACTCAGTTCCTCATGAGCGAGGTGTCTCGTCTGCAGAAGCTGGCGCAGGATGAGCGGAGGGCCCGACTGGAAGTATCTGCACAGGTAAAGGAGCAGCACGAAACCATCCGCCAGCTGCAGCTGTGTGAAAATGAGCTGCACAAACAGCAGGAGCGTGTGCACCGCATCCGAGAAGAGCGCGAGCGCATGTGTGAGGAGGCTCGGACACTGAAAGATGAGAATTACCGACTGATGCACGATCTGACTCGACTGAGCGAAGAGAAGAACTGCGCGCTCATGTGTAACAGAGACCTCCAGCTAGAG ATCgagaaattaaaacacagcttAATGAATGCCGAAAGTGATTCAAAGATTCAACGGAAAAAGACTGTAAACTTGAAAAATGCCATGGAGCAAAGGCCGAGTCCAGAGATCATCTGGAAGATGCAGAGACAAAACGACCTCCTTAAAGCTCGCATACAAGAGCTCGAAAGTGCTTCCAAG GTTCAAACTCCTGAGCAGGAAAAGCCTGATTCACAGACATTAGAGGATTTCAAGCAACAAAGTCAGGCACAATACCAAGAGCTGGTGAATGATCTCTACAATCTAAGAAGAGATCTTCATGATGCAGAAAAGCTGCGTGATAAG TATCGAGAAGAGAAGGATGAGTTAGAACTTAAGTGCTTAATGCTAAAGAAGGACTCTAAGATGTATGGAGACCGAATGGAAGACATTCTGAAACAGCTGGAAGAGGTGATCAAAGAAAGAGACAAG GCTATTTGTACGAGAGAGGAGTACCATCTGGAAAACTCAAAAAATCTCCAAGACAAAGACCAGTACCGCAAGCAGATCCGGGAAATGGGAGAACGCTATGATGAACTTCAAGTCCAGTTGTTTCGAACTCAAGGAGAAGTTCTTGCTCTTCAAGCTACACTTCGCAAACAGAAGAGCCCCATTCGAGTG AACTCAGGAGAGAGTTCCTTGCTGAGTTCATTTGAG CTGAAAAGTAGCGAGGAGGAGTCCAGGGAAAGGGGTGAAAAGG ATATGAGTGAAGAGTCACAGAGCCAGACATCCGGCGAGTTCAAT TCATGCCTGTTTTCTGAGAGGAGGGTTTCTGGGGAGGACATCTCAGATAACTGCAAAAATAATAGAAAGTGCAACTTCCATTACAGGAG GAAACGTGCTTTAAGAACTAAAAGATGCACAGACAAAGACAATATGCAAGGCCTCCTAGACAACACTACCGGGAGTGATACAGATGGGATGTGA
- the card9 gene encoding caspase recruitment domain-containing protein 9: protein MSDGPGVFEVEEDDECWARLEDYRMLLIKTIEPSRITPYLRQCKVLSSEDEEQIYNDPSLVIRRRKVGVLLDILQRTGLKGYEAFLESLELDYPDVYRKITGKEPARVFSVLIDTAGECGLTQFLMSEVSRLQKLAQDERRARLEVSAQVKEQHETIRQLQLCENELHKQQERVHRIREERERMCEEARTLKDENYRLMHDLTRLSEEKNCALMCNRDLQLEIEKLKHSLMNAESDSKIQRKKTVNLKNAMEQRPSPEIIWKMQRQNDLLKARIQELESASKVQTPEQEKPDSQTLEDFKQQSQAQYQELVNDLYNLRRDLHDAEKLRDKYREEKDELELKCLMLKKDSKMYGDRMEDILKQLEEVIKERDKAICTREEYHLENSKNLQDKDQYRKQIREMGERYDELQVQLFRTQGEVLALQATLRKQKSPIRVNSGESSLLSSFELKSSEEESRERGEKDMSEESQSQTSGEFNVRFSRRVSGEDISDNCKNNRKCNFHYRRKRALRTKRCTDKDNMQGLLDNTTGSDTDGM, encoded by the exons ATGTCTGATGGTCCAGGGGTTTTTGAGGTGGAGGAAGATGATGAGTGTTGGGCTCGGCTGGAGGACTACCGAATGCTTCTCATCAAGACCATTGAGCCCTCAAGGATAACACCTTATCTGAGACAGTGCAAGGTGCTGAGCAGCGAGGATGAGGAGCAGATCTACAATGATCCAAGTTTGGTTATCAGACGTCGCAAAGTTG GTGTGCTGTTGGACATATTACAAAGAACTGGGCTCAAAGGATATGAGGCTTTTCTAGAAAGCTTGGAGTTAGACTACCCAGATGTGTACCGCAAGATCACCGGTAAAGAGCCTGCAAGGGTGTTCTCTGTACTTATTG ACACTGCTGGTGAATGCGGCCTCACTCAGTTCCTCATGAGCGAGGTGTCTCGTCTGCAGAAGCTGGCGCAGGATGAGCGGAGGGCCCGACTGGAAGTATCTGCACAGGTAAAGGAGCAGCACGAAACCATCCGCCAGCTGCAGCTGTGTGAAAATGAGCTGCACAAACAGCAGGAGCGTGTGCACCGCATCCGAGAAGAGCGCGAGCGCATGTGTGAGGAGGCTCGGACACTGAAAGATGAGAATTACCGACTGATGCACGATCTGACTCGACTGAGCGAAGAGAAGAACTGCGCGCTCATGTGTAACAGAGACCTCCAGCTAGAG ATCgagaaattaaaacacagcttAATGAATGCCGAAAGTGATTCAAAGATTCAACGGAAAAAGACTGTAAACTTGAAAAATGCCATGGAGCAAAGGCCGAGTCCAGAGATCATCTGGAAGATGCAGAGACAAAACGACCTCCTTAAAGCTCGCATACAAGAGCTCGAAAGTGCTTCCAAG GTTCAAACTCCTGAGCAGGAAAAGCCTGATTCACAGACATTAGAGGATTTCAAGCAACAAAGTCAGGCACAATACCAAGAGCTGGTGAATGATCTCTACAATCTAAGAAGAGATCTTCATGATGCAGAAAAGCTGCGTGATAAG TATCGAGAAGAGAAGGATGAGTTAGAACTTAAGTGCTTAATGCTAAAGAAGGACTCTAAGATGTATGGAGACCGAATGGAAGACATTCTGAAACAGCTGGAAGAGGTGATCAAAGAAAGAGACAAG GCTATTTGTACGAGAGAGGAGTACCATCTGGAAAACTCAAAAAATCTCCAAGACAAAGACCAGTACCGCAAGCAGATCCGGGAAATGGGAGAACGCTATGATGAACTTCAAGTCCAGTTGTTTCGAACTCAAGGAGAAGTTCTTGCTCTTCAAGCTACACTTCGCAAACAGAAGAGCCCCATTCGAGTG AACTCAGGAGAGAGTTCCTTGCTGAGTTCATTTGAG CTGAAAAGTAGCGAGGAGGAGTCCAGGGAAAGGGGTGAAAAGG ATATGAGTGAAGAGTCACAGAGCCAGACATCCGGCGAGTTCAATGTACGTTTCTCT AGGAGGGTTTCTGGGGAGGACATCTCAGATAACTGCAAAAATAATAGAAAGTGCAACTTCCATTACAGGAG GAAACGTGCTTTAAGAACTAAAAGATGCACAGACAAAGACAATATGCAAGGCCTCCTAGACAACACTACCGGGAGTGATACAGATGGGATGTGA
- the card9 gene encoding caspase recruitment domain-containing protein 9 isoform X5 yields MSDGPGVFEVEEDDECWARLEDYRMLLIKTIEPSRITPYLRQCKVLSSEDEEQIYNDPSLVIRRRKVGVLLDILQRTGLKGYEAFLESLELDYPDVYRKITGKEPARVFSVLIDTAGECGLTQFLMSEVSRLQKLAQDERRARLEVSAQVKEQHETIRQLQLCENELHKQQERVHRIREERERMCEEARTLKDENYRLMHDLTRLSEEKNCALMCNRDLQLEIEKLKHSLMNAESDSKIQRKKTVNLKNAMEQRPSPEIIWKMQRQNDLLKARIQELESASKVQTPEQEKPDSQTLEDFKQQSQAQYQELVNDLYNLRRDLHDAEKLRDKYREEKDELELKCLMLKKDSKMYGDRMEDILKQLEEVIKERDKAICTREEYHLENSKNLQDKDQYRKQIREMGERYDELQVQLFRTQGEVLALQATLRKQKSPIRVNSGESSLLSSFELKSSEEESRERGEKDMSEESQSQTSGEFNSCLFSERRVSGEDISDNCKNNRKCNFHYRRKRALRTKRCTDKDNMQGLLDNTTGSDTDGM; encoded by the exons ATGTCTGATGGTCCAGGGGTTTTTGAGGTGGAGGAAGATGATGAGTGTTGGGCTCGGCTGGAGGACTACCGAATGCTTCTCATCAAGACCATTGAGCCCTCAAGGATAACACCTTATCTGAGACAGTGCAAGGTGCTGAGCAGCGAGGATGAGGAGCAGATCTACAATGATCCAAGTTTGGTTATCAGACGTCGCAAAGTTG GTGTGCTGTTGGACATATTACAAAGAACTGGGCTCAAAGGATATGAGGCTTTTCTAGAAAGCTTGGAGTTAGACTACCCAGATGTGTACCGCAAGATCACCGGTAAAGAGCCTGCAAGGGTGTTCTCTGTACTTATTG ACACTGCTGGTGAATGCGGCCTCACTCAGTTCCTCATGAGCGAGGTGTCTCGTCTGCAGAAGCTGGCGCAGGATGAGCGGAGGGCCCGACTGGAAGTATCTGCACAGGTAAAGGAGCAGCACGAAACCATCCGCCAGCTGCAGCTGTGTGAAAATGAGCTGCACAAACAGCAGGAGCGTGTGCACCGCATCCGAGAAGAGCGCGAGCGCATGTGTGAGGAGGCTCGGACACTGAAAGATGAGAATTACCGACTGATGCACGATCTGACTCGACTGAGCGAAGAGAAGAACTGCGCGCTCATGTGTAACAGAGACCTCCAGCTAGAG ATCgagaaattaaaacacagcttAATGAATGCCGAAAGTGATTCAAAGATTCAACGGAAAAAGACTGTAAACTTGAAAAATGCCATGGAGCAAAGGCCGAGTCCAGAGATCATCTGGAAGATGCAGAGACAAAACGACCTCCTTAAAGCTCGCATACAAGAGCTCGAAAGTGCTTCCAAG GTTCAAACTCCTGAGCAGGAAAAGCCTGATTCACAGACATTAGAGGATTTCAAGCAACAAAGTCAGGCACAATACCAAGAGCTGGTGAATGATCTCTACAATCTAAGAAGAGATCTTCATGATGCAGAAAAGCTGCGTGATAAG TATCGAGAAGAGAAGGATGAGTTAGAACTTAAGTGCTTAATGCTAAAGAAGGACTCTAAGATGTATGGAGACCGAATGGAAGACATTCTGAAACAGCTGGAAGAGGTGATCAAAGAAAGAGACAAG GCTATTTGTACGAGAGAGGAGTACCATCTGGAAAACTCAAAAAATCTCCAAGACAAAGACCAGTACCGCAAGCAGATCCGGGAAATGGGAGAACGCTATGATGAACTTCAAGTCCAGTTGTTTCGAACTCAAGGAGAAGTTCTTGCTCTTCAAGCTACACTTCGCAAACAGAAGAGCCCCATTCGAGTG AACTCAGGAGAGAGTTCCTTGCTGAGTTCATTTGAG CTGAAAAGTAGCGAGGAGGAGTCCAGGGAAAGGGGTGAAAAGG ATATGAGTGAAGAGTCACAGAGCCAGACATCCGGCGAGTTCAAT TCATGCCTGTTTTCTGAGAGGAGGGTTTCTGGGGAGGACATCTCAGATAACTGCAAAAATAATAGAAAGTGCAACTTCCATTACAGGAG GAAACGTGCTTTAAGAACTAAAAGATGCACAGACAAAGACAATATGCAAGGCCTCCTAGACAACACTACCGGGAGTGATACAGATGGGATGTGA
- the card9 gene encoding caspase recruitment domain-containing protein 9 isoform X2, whose protein sequence is MCNVHLTLKTCYQTALNKPTAMSDGPGVFEVEEDDECWARLEDYRMLLIKTIEPSRITPYLRQCKVLSSEDEEQIYNDPSLVIRRRKVGVLLDILQRTGLKGYEAFLESLELDYPDVYRKITGKEPARVFSVLIDTAGECGLTQFLMSEVSRLQKLAQDERRARLEVSAQVKEQHETIRQLQLCENELHKQQERVHRIREERERMCEEARTLKDENYRLMHDLTRLSEEKNCALMCNRDLQLEIEKLKHSLMNAESDSKIQRKKTVNLKNAMEQRPSPEIIWKMQRQNDLLKARIQELESASKVQTPEQEKPDSQTLEDFKQQSQAQYQELVNDLYNLRRDLHDAEKLRDKYREEKDELELKCLMLKKDSKMYGDRMEDILKQLEEVIKERDKAICTREEYHLENSKNLQDKDQYRKQIREMGERYDELQVQLFRTQGEVLALQATLRKQKSPIRVNSGESSLLSSFESSTGLLTFYPQLKSSEEESRERGEKDMSEESQSQTSGEFNSCLFSERRVSGEDISDNCKNNRKCNFHYRRKRALRTKRCTDKDNMQGLLDNTTGSDTDGM, encoded by the exons ATGTGTAATGTCCACTTAACCTTAAAAACTTGCTATCAAACAGCTCTTAACAAGCCAACAGCCATGTCTGATGGTCCAGGGGTTTTTGAGGTGGAGGAAGATGATGAGTGTTGGGCTCGGCTGGAGGACTACCGAATGCTTCTCATCAAGACCATTGAGCCCTCAAGGATAACACCTTATCTGAGACAGTGCAAGGTGCTGAGCAGCGAGGATGAGGAGCAGATCTACAATGATCCAAGTTTGGTTATCAGACGTCGCAAAGTTG GTGTGCTGTTGGACATATTACAAAGAACTGGGCTCAAAGGATATGAGGCTTTTCTAGAAAGCTTGGAGTTAGACTACCCAGATGTGTACCGCAAGATCACCGGTAAAGAGCCTGCAAGGGTGTTCTCTGTACTTATTG ACACTGCTGGTGAATGCGGCCTCACTCAGTTCCTCATGAGCGAGGTGTCTCGTCTGCAGAAGCTGGCGCAGGATGAGCGGAGGGCCCGACTGGAAGTATCTGCACAGGTAAAGGAGCAGCACGAAACCATCCGCCAGCTGCAGCTGTGTGAAAATGAGCTGCACAAACAGCAGGAGCGTGTGCACCGCATCCGAGAAGAGCGCGAGCGCATGTGTGAGGAGGCTCGGACACTGAAAGATGAGAATTACCGACTGATGCACGATCTGACTCGACTGAGCGAAGAGAAGAACTGCGCGCTCATGTGTAACAGAGACCTCCAGCTAGAG ATCgagaaattaaaacacagcttAATGAATGCCGAAAGTGATTCAAAGATTCAACGGAAAAAGACTGTAAACTTGAAAAATGCCATGGAGCAAAGGCCGAGTCCAGAGATCATCTGGAAGATGCAGAGACAAAACGACCTCCTTAAAGCTCGCATACAAGAGCTCGAAAGTGCTTCCAAG GTTCAAACTCCTGAGCAGGAAAAGCCTGATTCACAGACATTAGAGGATTTCAAGCAACAAAGTCAGGCACAATACCAAGAGCTGGTGAATGATCTCTACAATCTAAGAAGAGATCTTCATGATGCAGAAAAGCTGCGTGATAAG TATCGAGAAGAGAAGGATGAGTTAGAACTTAAGTGCTTAATGCTAAAGAAGGACTCTAAGATGTATGGAGACCGAATGGAAGACATTCTGAAACAGCTGGAAGAGGTGATCAAAGAAAGAGACAAG GCTATTTGTACGAGAGAGGAGTACCATCTGGAAAACTCAAAAAATCTCCAAGACAAAGACCAGTACCGCAAGCAGATCCGGGAAATGGGAGAACGCTATGATGAACTTCAAGTCCAGTTGTTTCGAACTCAAGGAGAAGTTCTTGCTCTTCAAGCTACACTTCGCAAACAGAAGAGCCCCATTCGAGTG AACTCAGGAGAGAGTTCCTTGCTGAGTTCATTTGAG TCATCAACAGGGTTACTTACATTTTATCCACAGCTGAAAAGTAGCGAGGAGGAGTCCAGGGAAAGGGGTGAAAAGG ATATGAGTGAAGAGTCACAGAGCCAGACATCCGGCGAGTTCAAT TCATGCCTGTTTTCTGAGAGGAGGGTTTCTGGGGAGGACATCTCAGATAACTGCAAAAATAATAGAAAGTGCAACTTCCATTACAGGAG GAAACGTGCTTTAAGAACTAAAAGATGCACAGACAAAGACAATATGCAAGGCCTCCTAGACAACACTACCGGGAGTGATACAGATGGGATGTGA
- the card9 gene encoding caspase recruitment domain-containing protein 9 isoform X3 gives MCNVHLTLKTCYQTALNKPTAMSDGPGVFEVEEDDECWARLEDYRMLLIKTIEPSRITPYLRQCKVLSSEDEEQIYNDPSLVIRRRKVGVLLDILQRTGLKGYEAFLESLELDYPDVYRKITGKEPARVFSVLIDTAGECGLTQFLMSEVSRLQKLAQDERRARLEVSAQVKEQHETIRQLQLCENELHKQQERVHRIREERERMCEEARTLKDENYRLMHDLTRLSEEKNCALMCNRDLQLEIEKLKHSLMNAESDSKIQRKKTVNLKNAMEQRPSPEIIWKMQRQNDLLKARIQELESASKVQTPEQEKPDSQTLEDFKQQSQAQYQELVNDLYNLRRDLHDAEKLRDKYREEKDELELKCLMLKKDSKMYGDRMEDILKQLEEVIKERDKAICTREEYHLENSKNLQDKDQYRKQIREMGERYDELQVQLFRTQGEVLALQATLRKQKSPIRVNSGESSLLSSFELKSSEEESRERGEKDMSEESQSQTSGEFNSCLFSERRVSGEDISDNCKNNRKCNFHYRSYSPNVVLDRKRALRTKRCTDKDNMQGLLDNTTGSDTDGM, from the exons ATGTGTAATGTCCACTTAACCTTAAAAACTTGCTATCAAACAGCTCTTAACAAGCCAACAGCCATGTCTGATGGTCCAGGGGTTTTTGAGGTGGAGGAAGATGATGAGTGTTGGGCTCGGCTGGAGGACTACCGAATGCTTCTCATCAAGACCATTGAGCCCTCAAGGATAACACCTTATCTGAGACAGTGCAAGGTGCTGAGCAGCGAGGATGAGGAGCAGATCTACAATGATCCAAGTTTGGTTATCAGACGTCGCAAAGTTG GTGTGCTGTTGGACATATTACAAAGAACTGGGCTCAAAGGATATGAGGCTTTTCTAGAAAGCTTGGAGTTAGACTACCCAGATGTGTACCGCAAGATCACCGGTAAAGAGCCTGCAAGGGTGTTCTCTGTACTTATTG ACACTGCTGGTGAATGCGGCCTCACTCAGTTCCTCATGAGCGAGGTGTCTCGTCTGCAGAAGCTGGCGCAGGATGAGCGGAGGGCCCGACTGGAAGTATCTGCACAGGTAAAGGAGCAGCACGAAACCATCCGCCAGCTGCAGCTGTGTGAAAATGAGCTGCACAAACAGCAGGAGCGTGTGCACCGCATCCGAGAAGAGCGCGAGCGCATGTGTGAGGAGGCTCGGACACTGAAAGATGAGAATTACCGACTGATGCACGATCTGACTCGACTGAGCGAAGAGAAGAACTGCGCGCTCATGTGTAACAGAGACCTCCAGCTAGAG ATCgagaaattaaaacacagcttAATGAATGCCGAAAGTGATTCAAAGATTCAACGGAAAAAGACTGTAAACTTGAAAAATGCCATGGAGCAAAGGCCGAGTCCAGAGATCATCTGGAAGATGCAGAGACAAAACGACCTCCTTAAAGCTCGCATACAAGAGCTCGAAAGTGCTTCCAAG GTTCAAACTCCTGAGCAGGAAAAGCCTGATTCACAGACATTAGAGGATTTCAAGCAACAAAGTCAGGCACAATACCAAGAGCTGGTGAATGATCTCTACAATCTAAGAAGAGATCTTCATGATGCAGAAAAGCTGCGTGATAAG TATCGAGAAGAGAAGGATGAGTTAGAACTTAAGTGCTTAATGCTAAAGAAGGACTCTAAGATGTATGGAGACCGAATGGAAGACATTCTGAAACAGCTGGAAGAGGTGATCAAAGAAAGAGACAAG GCTATTTGTACGAGAGAGGAGTACCATCTGGAAAACTCAAAAAATCTCCAAGACAAAGACCAGTACCGCAAGCAGATCCGGGAAATGGGAGAACGCTATGATGAACTTCAAGTCCAGTTGTTTCGAACTCAAGGAGAAGTTCTTGCTCTTCAAGCTACACTTCGCAAACAGAAGAGCCCCATTCGAGTG AACTCAGGAGAGAGTTCCTTGCTGAGTTCATTTGAG CTGAAAAGTAGCGAGGAGGAGTCCAGGGAAAGGGGTGAAAAGG ATATGAGTGAAGAGTCACAGAGCCAGACATCCGGCGAGTTCAAT TCATGCCTGTTTTCTGAGAGGAGGGTTTCTGGGGAGGACATCTCAGATAACTGCAAAAATAATAGAAAGTGCAACTTCCATTACAGGAG CTATTCTCCTAATGTGGTCTTGGACAGGAAACGTGCTTTAAGAACTAAAAGATGCACAGACAAAGACAATATGCAAGGCCTCCTAGACAACACTACCGGGAGTGATACAGATGGGATGTGA
- the card9 gene encoding caspase recruitment domain-containing protein 9 isoform X1, translating into MCNVHLTLKTCYQTALNKPTAMSDGPGVFEVEEDDECWARLEDYRMLLIKTIEPSRITPYLRQCKVLSSEDEEQIYNDPSLVIRRRKVGVLLDILQRTGLKGYEAFLESLELDYPDVYRKITGKEPARVFSVLIDTAGECGLTQFLMSEVSRLQKLAQDERRARLEVSAQVKEQHETIRQLQLCENELHKQQERVHRIREERERMCEEARTLKDENYRLMHDLTRLSEEKNCALMCNRDLQLEIEKLKHSLMNAESDSKIQRKKTVNLKNAMEQRPSPEIIWKMQRQNDLLKARIQELESASKVQTPEQEKPDSQTLEDFKQQSQAQYQELVNDLYNLRRDLHDAEKLRDKYREEKDELELKCLMLKKDSKMYGDRMEDILKQLEEVIKERDKAICTREEYHLENSKNLQDKDQYRKQIREMGERYDELQVQLFRTQGEVLALQATLRKQKSPIRVNSGESSLLSSFESSTGLLTFYPQLKSSEEESRERGEKDMSEESQSQTSGEFNSCLFSERRVSGEDISDNCKNNRKCNFHYRSYSPNVVLDRKRALRTKRCTDKDNMQGLLDNTTGSDTDGM; encoded by the exons ATGTGTAATGTCCACTTAACCTTAAAAACTTGCTATCAAACAGCTCTTAACAAGCCAACAGCCATGTCTGATGGTCCAGGGGTTTTTGAGGTGGAGGAAGATGATGAGTGTTGGGCTCGGCTGGAGGACTACCGAATGCTTCTCATCAAGACCATTGAGCCCTCAAGGATAACACCTTATCTGAGACAGTGCAAGGTGCTGAGCAGCGAGGATGAGGAGCAGATCTACAATGATCCAAGTTTGGTTATCAGACGTCGCAAAGTTG GTGTGCTGTTGGACATATTACAAAGAACTGGGCTCAAAGGATATGAGGCTTTTCTAGAAAGCTTGGAGTTAGACTACCCAGATGTGTACCGCAAGATCACCGGTAAAGAGCCTGCAAGGGTGTTCTCTGTACTTATTG ACACTGCTGGTGAATGCGGCCTCACTCAGTTCCTCATGAGCGAGGTGTCTCGTCTGCAGAAGCTGGCGCAGGATGAGCGGAGGGCCCGACTGGAAGTATCTGCACAGGTAAAGGAGCAGCACGAAACCATCCGCCAGCTGCAGCTGTGTGAAAATGAGCTGCACAAACAGCAGGAGCGTGTGCACCGCATCCGAGAAGAGCGCGAGCGCATGTGTGAGGAGGCTCGGACACTGAAAGATGAGAATTACCGACTGATGCACGATCTGACTCGACTGAGCGAAGAGAAGAACTGCGCGCTCATGTGTAACAGAGACCTCCAGCTAGAG ATCgagaaattaaaacacagcttAATGAATGCCGAAAGTGATTCAAAGATTCAACGGAAAAAGACTGTAAACTTGAAAAATGCCATGGAGCAAAGGCCGAGTCCAGAGATCATCTGGAAGATGCAGAGACAAAACGACCTCCTTAAAGCTCGCATACAAGAGCTCGAAAGTGCTTCCAAG GTTCAAACTCCTGAGCAGGAAAAGCCTGATTCACAGACATTAGAGGATTTCAAGCAACAAAGTCAGGCACAATACCAAGAGCTGGTGAATGATCTCTACAATCTAAGAAGAGATCTTCATGATGCAGAAAAGCTGCGTGATAAG TATCGAGAAGAGAAGGATGAGTTAGAACTTAAGTGCTTAATGCTAAAGAAGGACTCTAAGATGTATGGAGACCGAATGGAAGACATTCTGAAACAGCTGGAAGAGGTGATCAAAGAAAGAGACAAG GCTATTTGTACGAGAGAGGAGTACCATCTGGAAAACTCAAAAAATCTCCAAGACAAAGACCAGTACCGCAAGCAGATCCGGGAAATGGGAGAACGCTATGATGAACTTCAAGTCCAGTTGTTTCGAACTCAAGGAGAAGTTCTTGCTCTTCAAGCTACACTTCGCAAACAGAAGAGCCCCATTCGAGTG AACTCAGGAGAGAGTTCCTTGCTGAGTTCATTTGAG TCATCAACAGGGTTACTTACATTTTATCCACAGCTGAAAAGTAGCGAGGAGGAGTCCAGGGAAAGGGGTGAAAAGG ATATGAGTGAAGAGTCACAGAGCCAGACATCCGGCGAGTTCAAT TCATGCCTGTTTTCTGAGAGGAGGGTTTCTGGGGAGGACATCTCAGATAACTGCAAAAATAATAGAAAGTGCAACTTCCATTACAGGAG CTATTCTCCTAATGTGGTCTTGGACAGGAAACGTGCTTTAAGAACTAAAAGATGCACAGACAAAGACAATATGCAAGGCCTCCTAGACAACACTACCGGGAGTGATACAGATGGGATGTGA